The genomic interval ACCGGGCCTGACCGCCCAGGCCGGGCCGTCCGGCGCGCCGGACGGCCCGGACCGCAGCGGGCCGGTCCGCGGTCGACGCGGGGGTCCCGCCGCCGGGCGGGGCCCCGCACCCGGTCGGGCGGTCAGTCGGCGAGCCTGCCGTCGACGAGCGCCGTGAGCAGCGACTCCTGGAGATAACCCAGGTAGGCGTAGATGGAGAGCTGGAAGACCCGGGTCGAGGTCGGGTCGTGCAGCACCGCGTCGTCCAGCTCGTCGCCGAGGTCGGTGTCGGCGGAGATGCCCAGGCGTACCCCCATTGCCAGCCGGGCGTCGTTGAGGGCCCGCAGCCACGCCTCGGCCGCCTCCGCGTCGAGGCGTACCTCGCCGCCGCTGGGCGGGGGGAGCGCCGCGAGTACCGCACCCGCCTGGTCGATCTTGCCGGTCTTCAGATCGCCCTCGGTGTACTGCCGGAACTCGGCCGAGTCACCCGGGTTCTCCGGATAGGTGTCGGGGAACAGCCGCCCGACGACCGGGTCGGAGTGGTCGAAGCCGTCGGTGAGCAGGCCGACCACCTCGGAGGCGACCTTGCGGAGCACCCGGACCTCGTCGGCGGCGAACGTGGCGACGCAGTGCTCGCCCTGGCGGCGAAACGTACTCACGCCCGGTCCACCGTCGCCCACAGCCCGTACGCGTGCAGCTGGGACGCGTCGTGCTCCATCCGCTCGCGGGCGCCGCTGGACACCACCGCCTTGCCCTTGTTGTGCACGTCGAGCATCAGCTTCTCGGCCTTCTCGTGGCTGTAGCCGAAGAGTTTCTGGAACACCCAGGTCACGTATGACATCAGGTTGACCGGGTCGTCCCAGACGATCGTCACCCATGCCCCGTCGGCGACCGGCACCTCTTCGGTGTCCGGCGCGTGGACCGGTGCAACCTGTGGAGCCGCCATGCCCCCCATCGTGCCACCGTCGGCGGCGAACCGAGGAACCGGAACGCCGCCGGCCGCGAACCGGCCCGGTTCAGGCGAGCAGACGACCGTGCCGGACCGCCTCGGTCAGCACCTCGGTGAGCGAGTCGGCGACCGCCTCGAACCGCCGGGACACCTCGCGGCACAGCTCCACCTCGGTCTCCCGCAGCGCCCGCCCGAGCCAGGACCGGGCGAGGATCGGATCCACCCGGCAGGGGTTGCGCCAGTACTGGTAGCAGCCGCCGGAGAGGCCGACGCCGAGCGGCGGCAGGATGGCTCCGGCCGTACCGCCGGGATAGCCGGCGAGCGCGTTGACCGCGCCCAGCCCGTACACCGTCTCGACCTCGCCGCTCTCCCGGATCAGGAGTACCCGGTCGAAGTCCCGGGCGGCCCGCTCGGCGGCGAGCCCCCAGCCGACCGCGGCGGCGGCGCGCAGCCGTACGCCCTCGTCCGGCACCTCGCCGAAGACCCGGGCGAGCGACTCGTCGAGCATCTTGTCGACGCCCGCGTCGCAGGCCGCCACCACCTCCAGGGACAGCGCCTCGACCTCCCGGTCGAGCAGGGCGGGCAGCCCCGGCACGCCGGTACCGCCGACCACCTCGCGTACGCAGCGCAGGTGGATGGCGGCGATCTCCAGCGCGATGTCCCGGCGGAGCTGGTACGCGAGTTCCCGGGAGCGCCGCTCCAACCGGTCGGCCCAGTCCGAGGTCCGGGCGGTCGGCGCGACCGGAACCGTCCGGGTGGCCCCGGGCACGACCGGCGGGCTGAGGCTGGCCCGGCGCAGCCCCTCGGCGCTGGCCCAGTCGACCAGGGCCCGGCGCAGGTAGGCGGTGTCGGCGGCGACCGGGTCGAGGTCGATCCAGTCGACTCCGGCGAGCGCGGGCACCGCCGCGACCAGCGTGGCCCGGCGGGCGGTGAGCCAGCTCTCCGCCGACTCGTCGTCCTCGGCCGCCGGTTCCGCGTCGTCGACCGGAGCGCTGGCGACTTCCGACGGGACAGCGGTGGAGGTTTCCGGGCCGGCGGGCCAGCCGGGGTCGGCGCCCGGGGTGCCGACCAGGAAGACGGCGGCCTCCTCCGCCACCTCGGCGAGCAGGTCCAGTTCGGCGGCGGCGACCGGTTGGTCCTCCGGGAGTACGTAGAGCAGCGCGCCGCCCCGGCGCACGGCGTCGCGGACCACCCGGACGCCGGCCACACCGAGCGTGCCGGTGTCCGGCGCGTCGACCAGGGTGAAGTGCCGCAGCAGCGGGTCGGGCACGGTCAGCTCGACCCGGCGCGGCGGGCGGGCCAGGGCCGGACCCGCGCCGACCGGCGCCGGCCGGTACTCCCGGGAGGAGCGGAGCCCGGGCACGTAGGCGGCGCCGCCGACGGACGGCCCGTGGTCGACCACCAGGAAGCTGCCCGCCGGCACCCGCAGCGGCGGCGCGGCGGCGCCGAGCAGTCCGGCGAGGACGGCCCGGCGGTCCTCGGCGGACGGCCCGATCGTGATCACCGCGAGCGGTTCGTCGGGCGGGGCCTCGACCAGCGCCGGTTCGTCGCCCGCGCCTCGGCGGGGTGGCCGGGCGCCGGGCGGGCCCGGCGGTCCGGAGACGGGGAGCGACCGGAACTCCATCGCCGTCTGCACCTCCCAGCCGGCCGGAACGTTCCGGCCGGGCACCGCTGCCGTCGGCCTGCCCGGACCGGTGGTACCGGCCGAGGTCCGCCGAATATCGGAACGCTACGTGTCGATGCCCGTACGCTACGAGCACCAACGATACTCATGGATGCCCGGTCGGCTACTCAAATTCATTCAGTCACCAGGCGCGCGCGGATGGCACCCGGTCTATATGCTGCCCCGATGGGGCGGTGGAGCTTCGTTGGTCGTACGGATGAACTCAACCGGTTGGTGAGCGCCGCCACCAGCCCGGGCAGCCGAGGCATCTTCTTCAGCGGCATCGCCGGGGTCGGCAAGAGCCGCCTGCTCAGCGAGGGTCTGGCCGAACTGCCCGGACACGGCTGCGCCGTCTGGTCCGCCTCCGCCAACATCGCCACCGCCGGGATCCCGTTCGGCGGGCTCGCCCAGGTGCTCCCGGCCGACCAGCCCGCCGGCCTCTCCCCGGCCGGCATCATGCGCTGGGCCGTCGACGCGCTGCACCAGCAGGCGGCGGGGCGGCGGATCGTGATCGGCATCGACGACGCGCACCTGCTCGACGCCTCCTCGGCCGCCCTGGTCTATCTGATCGCCCGCTCCGACAACGCGACGGTGCTCGGCACGCTGCGCAGCGGCGAGCCGGTGCCGCTGCCGATCCGGGCGCTCTGGACCGACGACCTGGTCGACCATGCCGAGCTGGCGCCGCTGGACCCGGGCGACAGCAAGGAGCTGCTCACCGCGATGCTCGGCGATCCGGTGGACGGGCCGTCGGCGGACCGGCTCTACCGGCTCTCCGCCGGCAACGCCCTGATGCTCCGGGAGCTGATCATCGCGGCGCACGCCAGCGACGAACTGACCCGGACCTACGGCGTCTGGCAGTGGACCGGCCGCAGCCAGCTCTCGCCCAGCCTCGACGAGCTGATCGACGCCCGGATCGGCCAGCTCGACCCGGGCGTACGCGCGGTGGTCGAACTGGTCGCGATGGGCGAGCCGATCGGGCTGGCCCTGCTGCACCGGGCGACCGACAGCTCCAGCGTGGAGACTGCCGAGGAGCGCGGCCTGATCCGGGTCGACGTGCACGACCGCCGCTCGAACGTCCGGCTGGCCCACCCGCTCTACGGCGAGGTGGTCCGGCGGCGCTGCCCGGTCACCCGGGCCCGCCGGCTCAACGCCCACCTCGCCGAGCTGGTCGAGCGGGCCGGCAACCGGCGCCGCGACGACCTGCTCCGGGTGGCGGTCTGGCGGCTCGACTCCGGCACCGCGCAGGATCCGGCCCTGCTGCTGCGGGCCGGCGGGCAGGCGTTCAGCCAGTTCGACGTACCGCTCGCCGCCAGGCTGGCCCGGGCCGCGTTGGAGGCCGGCGGTGGCTACCAGGCCGCCGAACTGCTGGCCACCATCCTGATGTTCGGCGACCAGGCGGAGGAGGCGATCCGGGTACTCGACTCGGTCGCCGACCAGATCTCCTCCGACGAGCGGCGCAGCCGGTGGCTGACCGTACGCGGGATGGTCTCGTACTGGGGGCTCAACCGGGAGTCCACGGTGGCCGAGATCGCGGCTGACGCCCAGCGGCTGACCGACCCGGCCGACCGGGCCCGGGTGGTGGCCTTCGAGGCGATCATGCGGCTGCACCGGCTGGAGTGTGCCGAGGCGCTACGGCTGAGCCGCTCCGTACTGGACCGCCCGGCCGCCTCGGTGGCGGCCCGCGGCCTGGCCCGGTGCACGATCGCGCACCTACAGGCCGCCCGGGGCGAGTTGACGCTCAGCGGCCGGGCCGTCGACGGGGTGGCCGCCGAGGCGGCGCAGTGGCGCACCGAGATGCCCTACCTGCAACTCGCGCTGGAGCTGGCCCGGGGCACCCGGCTGGCGCTCGCCGGTGACCTGGCCGGGATCGACGCGATCGTCGCCGCCGAGTTCGCCGACCTGGCCGACGCGGGCGACTTCCGGCTCGGCTCCGGCTACCTCTCCATCCTGCGCGCCCAGGCGGCCCGGCTGCGCGGCCAGACCGGCGAGGCGTTGCGGACCAGCCTCGGCGCCTGTGCCGTCCTCGCCACCAGCCGGGTCTTCGCCGGGCTGGCGCACGCGGAACGGGCCCAGGCGGCGGCGATGCGCGGCGACGTCGACTCGGCCGTCGAGGCGATGGCCGAGTCCGACCGGTCGCAGACCTCCGGGATGGCCGTGCTCTACCCCTGGCTCGAACAGGCCCGGGCCACCGTGCAGGCCGCCACCGGCGACCTCGCCAGCGCGGTCGGCACGCTCCGCGAGCTGGTCAACCGGCTCCAGGCGGACGGTTTCGCCGGGCACGAGGTGCTGGCCCTGCACGATCTGGTCCGGTTCGGTCGGGCCGACATCGAGGTCGGTGAGCCGACCGTCACCGGCCGGCGGCGTACGGTGGCCCAGCGGCTGACCGAGCTGAGCGAGGCGGTGGACGGCCCGCTGCCGGCGCTGATGGCCCGACACGCCCGGGCCGAGTACGGCCACTCCGGCGACCAGCTGCTCGCCGTCGCGGAG from Plantactinospora sp. BC1 carries:
- a CDS encoding DUF2017 domain-containing protein, producing MGDGGPGVSTFRRQGEHCVATFAADEVRVLRKVASEVVGLLTDGFDHSDPVVGRLFPDTYPENPGDSAEFRQYTEGDLKTGKIDQAGAVLAALPPPSGGEVRLDAEAAEAWLRALNDARLAMGVRLGISADTDLGDELDDAVLHDPTSTRVFQLSIYAYLGYLQESLLTALVDGRLAD
- the clpS gene encoding ATP-dependent Clp protease adapter ClpS; the protein is MAAPQVAPVHAPDTEEVPVADGAWVTIVWDDPVNLMSYVTWVFQKLFGYSHEKAEKLMLDVHNKGKAVVSSGARERMEHDASQLHAYGLWATVDRA
- a CDS encoding LuxR C-terminal-related transcriptional regulator produces the protein MGRWSFVGRTDELNRLVSAATSPGSRGIFFSGIAGVGKSRLLSEGLAELPGHGCAVWSASANIATAGIPFGGLAQVLPADQPAGLSPAGIMRWAVDALHQQAAGRRIVIGIDDAHLLDASSAALVYLIARSDNATVLGTLRSGEPVPLPIRALWTDDLVDHAELAPLDPGDSKELLTAMLGDPVDGPSADRLYRLSAGNALMLRELIIAAHASDELTRTYGVWQWTGRSQLSPSLDELIDARIGQLDPGVRAVVELVAMGEPIGLALLHRATDSSSVETAEERGLIRVDVHDRRSNVRLAHPLYGEVVRRRCPVTRARRLNAHLAELVERAGNRRRDDLLRVAVWRLDSGTAQDPALLLRAGGQAFSQFDVPLAARLARAALEAGGGYQAAELLATILMFGDQAEEAIRVLDSVADQISSDERRSRWLTVRGMVSYWGLNRESTVAEIAADAQRLTDPADRARVVAFEAIMRLHRLECAEALRLSRSVLDRPAASVAARGLARCTIAHLQAARGELTLSGRAVDGVAAEAAQWRTEMPYLQLALELARGTRLALAGDLAGIDAIVAAEFADLADAGDFRLGSGYLSILRAQAARLRGQTGEALRTSLGACAVLATSRVFAGLAHAERAQAAAMRGDVDSAVEAMAESDRSQTSGMAVLYPWLEQARATVQAATGDLASAVGTLRELVNRLQADGFAGHEVLALHDLVRFGRADIEVGEPTVTGRRRTVAQRLTELSEAVDGPLPALMARHARAEYGHSGDQLLAVAEGFAELDLNVFAAEATSRAVTRLRAARSNRSHEANLRLAGLLRRCDVLRTPALSVRQPALTDRERQIARLAARGLASRNIAEQLYISTRTVENHLQRVYNKLGVAGRGELWPALKAIPEQEGEPDR